The genomic stretch TGTGTGGTTCGCTCATCGATTACTCCAAGCCGTACCGGAACTCGTCGACGTTGTATTTCTTTTCAACAAGTTGCTCCTGCATAAATCGTTGCGTCCGATCGAGCTCCCGGTCGACCTCCCGGCCGAGCCGCGTCTCGAAGTCGGCGTCCTCCTCGCCCCAGAGCCCGGGATGGGTGAGGATCTGGAGCTTCTCCGGCGGGTCGCCTGCCAGGGGGTGTTCCTCCCGCCAGCGCTGGTTCGAGTCACCCCGGTAGGCGATGTCGGTGAAGAAACGCTCCTCGTAGGTGCTGATGAACCCGTCGAACGACCGCCGGAAGAGCCACTCGTCGGGCCGGTGAAAGGAGACCGCCTCGCTCACCTCCCCGACCGCGCTCGAGAGCGCGTCCCGCTCGGCGAGCGCGCGCTTGGTCACCGCCTCGGCCGGGGCCTCGCCGTTCCAGTACTGATGGGTGCTGAAGTGGACGCCGATCGTGTGGCCCATCGACTGGAGCTCGCGCAGCGCACTCCTGACCGGCTTGTAGAAGACGTTGTACAGCGGACAGCTCAGTAGAACGAAGTACGTCGCCTCGATGCCCAGGTCGGCCTCGATCCGCCCCATTTCGAGCGCCTTTCGGGGCGCGAAATCGATGTCGTGGCGGACGATCATCTCCCCGGGTTCGAGGGGGTCGGCGTAGTCGGCGTCGATGTATCCCGACTCCTGTAGTTCGGCGAGGAACCGTTCGTACCAGTCGTAGGTGAACTCGACGTCTCCCGTGGGCGGCTGATCGGAGGGGCTGTGTACGGTCATTGGTCTTGGATGGGGCGTGCGGGGGTGCCGACGACCGTCGTGTCGTCCGGGACGTCCGAGAGGACGCCCGCGTTCATGCCGACTTCGGCGCCGTCGCCGACCGTCACGTCCGTCGCGACCGACACGTGCGGGTGGATCGTCGCGCGCTCGCCGACGGCCGACCCGCCGGCGAAGCCCGACCCGTAGGCCACGGTCGTCTCGCGGCCGATACGGGCCTGATGGGCGAGGTGGACCTGGCCGCTCAGTTTCGCACCGCGTTCGACGACCGTCTCGTCGAAGACGGCCCGGTCGATCGACGTGTTCGGGCCGATCTCTACGTCGTCCTCGATTATCACGCGGCCCTGATGTATCTGCCGGTGCAGCCGACCCGCCGGTTCGCGCGCGAACCCGAACCCCTCGCTGCCGAGGACGGCCCCCGCACGGACCGTACAGTCGTCGCCGACCTCGACACAGTCCTTGACGTGGACCTGCGGGCCGATGCGGGTCCGTTCGCCGATCGTCGCCCCCTCCTCGACGACCGCCGTCGGGTGGACCTGCGTCTCCGCGGGGCGCTCGACGAAGAACTCGTTTGCGGCCTTCACGAAGTCGAGCTTGGGATCGGCCGTCGGAACGAGCGTCCGGTCGTCGGCGGGCTCGAGGCCCGGCGGGCAGAGGACCACGCCGGCGTCGGAGGCCCGAAGATAGGCAGGATCGTCGTAGATACAGAACGCGAGGTCGTCCGGGCCGGCGGAATCGAGCGCGTCGACGCCGGTGACCATCGCTTCGGGGCCGACGTGTTCGGCGCCGACGAACTCGGCGATCTCCGTTGAGGTGAGCGTCACGGTGTTCCTACGCGTATTGGTTTCGGGAGGTATTTTATTATCCCGGCTCTAACGGCCGCTGTCGAAGCGAGTGCCCCGATGGCCGTTACGAGCGGGCCGTGGACCGCGTCTAGCCCCCGTATAAGGAAGTACTGCCACCGGGTCGCCCCCGACAGAGCATCCGAATATCCATGTATAACGACAAGACGATCGCCGCCGTCATCCCGGCGTACAACGAGGAGCCGTTCATCGGCGAGGTCCTCGAGACCCTCCCCGAGTTCATCGACCGCGCCTACGTGATCGACGACCGTTCGACCGACGACACGTGGGGCGAGATCCAGCGCAAGGCCGAGGCCGTGAACGACGAGGGCGAGACCACCCTCGACCGCGTGGTCCCGATCCGTCACGCTGAGAACAAGGGCGTCGGGGGCGCGATCAAGACCGGCTATCTCCACGCGCTCGACGACGAGATGGAGGTCACGACCGTCATCGCGGGCGACGGCCAGACCGAACCCGACATCGTCGAGCGAATCGTCAAGCCCGTCGCCGAGGGGAAGGCCGAGTACTCGAAGGGCAACCGTCTTCTCGGGTCCGAACGCCAGGACATGCCGCTGTTCCGCCAGGTGGGCAACTTCGTCCTGACGCTGATCACGAAGATCGCGAGCGGCTACTGGAAGATCATGGACCCCCAGAACGGCTCGACCGCGATCTCCTACGAGGCGCTGAACAACGTGGGGATCGAGGAGATGTACGAGGACTACGGCTACCCCAACGACCTCCTGGTGCGGCTCAACGCGAAAAACATGCGCGTCGCCGACATCAAGCGCCGCGCGGTCTACAAGGACGAGGAGAGCAGCATCGACTACAAGACCTACATCCCGAAGGTCTCGGGGCTCCTCCTCCGGGACTTCCTCTGGCGCCTTCGCGTGAAGTACCTCGTCCGGGACTTCCACCCGCTGGCGCTGTTCTACTACGTCGGCGCGGCCTCGGCGGGCGCCGGACTGCTGTCGGCGCTCAAGTCGGCGATCGACCGAGAGGGGACCTCCCGAGGGACCTCGCTCGTGCTGTTCGTGCTCGGGTGGCTGTTCATGCTGCTGGCGATGGTCTTCGACATGCAGGAGAGCGAGGACCTCGAGGTCTTGCTGTACGACTGAACGCGAACCCCGCGCTTCGCGGCCTCTTCTCGCTGGCGGTTACACTCCTCGGATAGCGCCGAAAAAGGAAAGCACCGGGTCGCACCCGAGCGTCAGTAGTTGAAGACTTCGTAGCGACCGTTGCCGTTGACGTCGAGGCCACTGGTGTCGACCGAGCCGGCACCCGAAACGACGGAAACGCCGTCGCGGACCGAGCTCGAGAGGTCCATGTCGACGTCGTTGATGCTCGCCGAGTCGACGCCGCCCATCACGCGGATGGCCTCGGTCTGATCGATGCTCATCTCGATGTCGACGTTCGAGACCTCGAGGTTCGAACCCCCGTCCAGCCGGATGGGGCGCTGGCCGCCGAAGCCGCTGATGTCCTCGTCGTAGACAAACGTCGAGCCGCTGATCGAACTGCCGTCGCCCGTGAGCCGCACGCCCGCGACGTTGGTGTTGACGAACCGGCCGCCCTCGACGTGGACCTGGCCGGAGCCGCCCGTACAGTAGATCCCGTTGTCCGGGAACGGACCGACGTCGATGTTCCGGAGGGTGAGGTCGCCCGAGTGGTAGTTACTGACGAGCAGTCCGGTGCCGCCACGGCCGCCGCTTACGTCCTCGCCGCCGTCCGAGAGGTCGACGTTCTCGACGGTACCGCTGCCGCCACTGTTGGCGAGGCCGGCGAGCATCGGGCCCTTGCTCGGGGTGTCGTGTTTCCCCTCGACGGTGATGTCGCCCGCGTACAGGTCGTCCGCGGCCTGGAGCTCGAAGACCCGGCCGCCGGTGTTCGATCCGGAGATGTCGGCGGTGAAGCCCTCGACGTGGAGGTCACCGATCGGGTCGTTGTAGGTTCCCAGCTTGAAGACGTAGCCGTTGGTGGGTGCGACGTCGATGGTCGCGTCGTTCCCGACCATCCCGAACTTCTCGTAGCCGGTGAGACGCACGGTATCGTCGACGAGATACTCGCCCGAGGGGAACTTCACGAGGGTGTCGTCGCCCGCGACCTGCTGGAGGGTCGACGTGATCGAGCTGTTGCCCGAGCTGTCGGCGCCCGCCTCGACGATGTCGACGACGTTCGAGTACTCCGATTCGTCCGATGCGCTCGCGATCGAACCGAGAAGCGGCGTCGCTACCAGTCCGCCAACGGCACCGAGATAACCGCGTCTGCTGACAGAACTGCGCTCTTCGTGGTCAATATCTCGCATTCCGCTCGTATCACATCAACCATCCCGTGTAACGTTTTCGAATTGAAAATAGTGGGAATGATGAGTCAAATGGGGAACGTATATGACAAATAACACTAGAACGATAGCGACCGGCGACGCTGGCAGGATACCGAGCCTCGCCGCTTACGGGGTAGGCCGGTCATCGGAACCGATCTCGACCCCATCGACGACGATATCACCCACGCAGGCCGCCCCTCCACACGCCGAGATCGCCCTACTGGACGCCCGCGCGATGACGGGGTCGGCGATCTCGACGCCGAAGGCGCCGCCGGCGAGGTCGATCCCGTGTCGGGCCCCGTCGATTCTGGGGGCGTCGATCCTCGTGTCGGTCGAGTGTGAGACCTGAAGGGCTACCCCCCGGTCGTCGGTGCTGTCGCGGGGATCGGTAATGTGGGGCTCGTCGAGGACCGTCCCCAGACAGTAGTCGATCCGGTGGCCGTACTCCCCGTAGCCCGAGACCTCACACCGTTCGAACAGGCTGTCGACACACGACTCCATACGGAGGGGGACGTCCCCGCCGACGGTCGTCACCTCCCGAAAAACGGGGCCGACGAGCGGATCGAGACGATGGATCTCGGCTCGACTCTCGTCCCCTCCCTCGTCCCCGAAGCCGGTTCTGGTGGCCCGCTCGACGACGAGCCCCGAGTCGGTCACGGACGCGACGCGCGCGATCTGGCATCCGTAACCCGATCCCGCCCGGAGGGGGTGACGACCCGACCAGCCCTCATACGGCGTTTCGATCAGCAGGTGGTCCCCCGCGGTGAACCCGGCTGTCGAGACGACGTCGATCCGCCGTTCGTCCTCCCGGATCGGGCCCGCCGCCCGGGTCGAGGTCGCCGGCGACGCGCCGTTGTAGTGGCTGCCCCGGAAGTGGAACCCGCCCGCGTCGGCGAACTCGATCGTCGCTCCCCCGCCGTCGATCGTCAGCGCCGTCCCGATCGCGTGCAGCTCCTCGAACCGGAAGATCCCGTCGCGAAACAGGACGCGGTCACCGGTTTCGGCGCGTTCGAGGACCGATCGGAACACTCCGTCACAGGGGTCCCCATCGCCGATCCCGGCGACCTCCGCGAGGGCGTCCATCTCGAACGTTCGCCGGTCGCCGTCGAACCGGTTCGCCGGTCGGCCGCTGTTCGTCGGTTCCCGTCTCGCCGGCGTCGCCATTCCGTATAACTTTCCGATCACGTCCTCTCACGCGTCGAGGAGAACCACCGACGACGTATGACTCTGAGCGGATCGACCCGTAATCGGGGCGCTTACGGTCCGGTAACCCCCACGAGGGCCGTTTAGCGATGCTCCCGCCTTGAGCGTCGCCCACCGTGATGCCAGTGAACAGCTCTCGTGATTTATCCGATATATAAATAAAGGACAGGGATCGGATAGTACGGATGATGAGAGACACCACTGGCGTCCACCCGGGCCGTCGTTCGTTCCTGCGATCGGTCGGCGCCGGCGCGGCGGCGATCGGCGCGTCCGGCTTCCTGTCGGGAGCGGGTGCCGCCCAGGAAGACGCCGAAGACGACGAACCCGCGGGCTACCTCTCGATCGTCTACGACGACAGCCCCGCCGAGGACTACGAGATGTACCAGGTCCACCGGGAGTACGACGCCCCCGGCTGTACCGCGGCCTGCCCGGGCCTGATGGACTCGAGCGAGAGCTGGCTCACCACCGAGCAGCTCCAGGAGATGCACGAGTTCGGCTGGGAGGTCATGTCCCACACCGTCGACCACCGCGCGCTCGGCGAGGTGCCGATCGAGGCCGACATCGCCGAGGGCGACGACCGGATCTACGCCCAGACCAACAACCAGGGCCGGTTCGAGGGCGACCCGATCGTCGTTATCGGCGAGGACGGCGAGGCCGAGGGCACGGTCGCGGGCAACGGCGAGGACGACACGGGTCTGTACATCGAGCTCGAGGAGCCGATCGGCGAGAGCTTCGCCGCCGACGGGGCGGTCGTCCGGTACACCGACGAGTTCACCGAGGAGATCCTCGCGGACTCACGGACCCAGCTCGAGGAGATGGTCGGCGAGGGACAGGTCACCGGTTTCATCTATCCCTACGAGCGCGACGACGGGTTCGTCGGCGAGGTCATCTCCGACTACTACGACGCCGCGCCGCGGCGCGACGGCGCCGGCGGGCTCAACTCCGAGCACGACCCCGACCCCCACGAGCTCTCACGGCGATATATGGAGACCGACCACATGGACGAAGCCGACATCGAGCAGTTCCTCGACAACGTCGCGAACGAGCCCGACTACGGGATCCTCGCGGGTCACAGCCAGTACGAGACCATGCCGCCCGAGCGACTCGAGTTCGTCCTCGAAGAGGCCCAACGGCGCGACATCGAGGTCGTCACGATCCAGGAGGCGCTCGACGTCTTCGGCGTCGTCGACGCGCCCGAAGAGGCCGAGGAAGGGGAGGAGGCGGACGACGATCCCGGGGACGAAAACGGCGGGGACGGGGCGGGCGACGACGACTCCGAGGGACTGATCGCCCGGATCCTCTCGTTCTTCCGGTCGCTGTTCGACTGAACCCACGACGATACCTCTCCCTACATATTTATTTTAATACGAAAATCGAATAGTAAATTACGGAGCAGCCCATAGGTCGATCCGGCGAGAGACGGTGACCAGCAACACAGATCGAGCACAGCGGGTCGTCGATACCGTCGACCTCATCTCGAAGAAATGGCATCCGGTGATCATCCACCGGCTCCTAGAGGACGGGCCGCTGCGGTTCAACGAGCTCAAGGAGCGCATCGAAGGCATCTCCGCGAAGGTCCTCACCGACAGCCTGGAGGACCTCACGGGGAACGAACTGGTACGGCGGACGGTGGTGAGCGAGTCGCCACTGCGCGTCGAGTACGAGCTCACCGACACGGGTCGGGAGTTACAGGGCGCGCTCGAGGCGCTTGCCCAGTGGGGCGATCAGTATCTCGACCCGGATCCGGATCCCGTCGTCCTGATCGTCGACGACGATCCCCGGCTCGTGAACATGCACGCGAGCTGGCTCGAGGCGGACCACACCGTCGAGCGGGCCTACGACGGCGAGGAGGCGTTCCGGCGGCTCGACGACTCGGTCGACGTCGTCCTGCTCGATCGCCGGATGCCCGGGGTGTCTGGCGAGGACGTCCTCGCGCGGGTCCGCGAGTGGAACCTCGACTGTGGCGTGGTGATGCTCTCGGCCGTCGAACCGGACTTCGACATCGTCGACATGGGATTCGACGCCTACGTCGCCAAACCGGCCTCCCGGGAGGACGTCCGCGAGACGGTCACCGACGTCCTCGCTCGCGAGGTCCACGACGAACCCCTCCGTCGATATCTGGCGCTCGCGGCCAAGGAGTCGATCCTTCGAAGCGAGAAGTCGGCGACCGAGCTTGAGGCCAGCGAGGACTATGATCGGCTCGAATCCCGTCTTCGGGAGCTCGAGTCCCGGCTCGACGATCCCACCGACGCGGCCGACGACGAGCGCCTCCAGGCCATCGTCGGCAACGACGCCTGATACGTGGCCGCCGATCGAATACGTCTCAACGAAATTATAAATATTTTTACTATCTACTACCTGCAATATAGTGGCGACGAATGAACTCCCCCGCCCTTTCCCCTCCAGCCGCGCCGGAACCGATCGGTCGTGATACCCACGCCGTGTCCCTCTGCACGGCCTGCGGTTCGACCGAAGCTCCTAGCATCGACTTCGCGCCATGACCGCTCCCCCTTCCTTCGAGTCGGTGCTCCTGATCGAGGACAACCTCGGCGACGCCCGCCTCATCGAGGAGATGCTACGCGAGGACCGTGAGGATCCGCCGGTCGAGTTCAGACACGCCCGGTCGCTCGAAGCGGGGCTCGATGCGCTCTCGAGCGAGGAACCCGACGTGCTCCTGCTCGACCTCCGGCTCCCCGACAGCACCGGGCTCGAAACCCTCGAAACCGTCCTCGATCGCACCGCGACGGTGCCCGTGATCGTCCTGACCGGGATGCCCGAGGCGCGACTCGGGATGGAAGCGGTCTCGCACGGCGCACAGGACTACCTGGTGAAGGACGACGTCACCCCGGAGGTGCTCACGCGCGCGATCAGATACGCCATCGAGCGAAAGAAGACCGAACGGGAACTCAGAACACGCACGCGCGAGCTCGCCATCCTCAACCAGCTCACCCGCCACGACATCAGGAACGACATCAGCCTCGTCGTCGGTCGGGCCCGTGAGGTCACCGAGTACGTCGAGCCCCGCGGACAGGACGCCGTCGACGAGATCATCCAATCGAGCAACCACATCCTCCAGCTCACCCGTACGGTGGGCGATATCGTCGAGACGGTGACCGACGACGAGGAGGTCGAACTCCATCCCGTCGTCCTCTCGCAGGTGCTCGCGACCGAGGTCGAGAAGGCCCAGGGGTTGTATCGCGACGTCGAACTCTCGATCGAGGGCGAGGTCGCGGGGCTGCGGGTACGTGCGAACGATCTGCTCTCGTCGGTCGTGGGCAACCTCATCAGCAACGCCATCTTCTACAACGACAAGGACGTTCCCGTGGTGACGATCTCGGCCGAAGCGACCGACGAAACGGTCCTCGTTCGGGTCGCGGACAACGGTCCCGGCATCCCCGACCGACGGAAGGAACGCATCTTCGCCGAGGGCGAACAGGGGGCGGCGAGTTCAGGAATGGGGATCGGCCTCTCGCTGGTCGACCGGCTCGTCACCCAGTACGACGGCACGATATGGGTCGAGGACAACGATCCGGAGGGATCGGTCTTTTGCGTCGAGCTCGACCGGGTGTAGTAGCTTACCGCACCGATAATAAGGATCGGCTCCCGAGAACTACGGAACCAATGACCGACCGACGCGACATCCGTGACGACCATGTCTGAGCGACTCGACGTCGCCTTCGTTCCCGCGGAGTGCCCGGGCAGCGACGGCACCGGCGCGACCCATAGCTCGACGA from Halalkalicoccus tibetensis encodes the following:
- a CDS encoding LpxD N-terminal domain-containing protein yields the protein MTLTSTEIAEFVGAEHVGPEAMVTGVDALDSAGPDDLAFCIYDDPAYLRASDAGVVLCPPGLEPADDRTLVPTADPKLDFVKAANEFFVERPAETQVHPTAVVEEGATIGERTRIGPQVHVKDCVEVGDDCTVRAGAVLGSEGFGFAREPAGRLHRQIHQGRVIIEDDVEIGPNTSIDRAVFDETVVERGAKLSGQVHLAHQARIGRETTVAYGSGFAGGSAVGERATIHPHVSVATDVTVGDGAEVGMNAGVLSDVPDDTTVVGTPARPIQDQ
- a CDS encoding glycosyltransferase family 2 protein, whose amino-acid sequence is MYNDKTIAAVIPAYNEEPFIGEVLETLPEFIDRAYVIDDRSTDDTWGEIQRKAEAVNDEGETTLDRVVPIRHAENKGVGGAIKTGYLHALDDEMEVTTVIAGDGQTEPDIVERIVKPVAEGKAEYSKGNRLLGSERQDMPLFRQVGNFVLTLITKIASGYWKIMDPQNGSTAISYEALNNVGIEEMYEDYGYPNDLLVRLNAKNMRVADIKRRAVYKDEESSIDYKTYIPKVSGLLLRDFLWRLRVKYLVRDFHPLALFYYVGAASAGAGLLSALKSAIDREGTSRGTSLVLFVLGWLFMLLAMVFDMQESEDLEVLLYD
- a CDS encoding polysaccharide deacetylase family protein, which produces MRDTTGVHPGRRSFLRSVGAGAAAIGASGFLSGAGAAQEDAEDDEPAGYLSIVYDDSPAEDYEMYQVHREYDAPGCTAACPGLMDSSESWLTTEQLQEMHEFGWEVMSHTVDHRALGEVPIEADIAEGDDRIYAQTNNQGRFEGDPIVVIGEDGEAEGTVAGNGEDDTGLYIELEEPIGESFAADGAVVRYTDEFTEEILADSRTQLEEMVGEGQVTGFIYPYERDDGFVGEVISDYYDAAPRRDGAGGLNSEHDPDPHELSRRYMETDHMDEADIEQFLDNVANEPDYGILAGHSQYETMPPERLEFVLEEAQRRDIEVVTIQEALDVFGVVDAPEEAEEGEEADDDPGDENGGDGAGDDDSEGLIARILSFFRSLFD
- a CDS encoding winged helix-turn-helix transcriptional regulator, giving the protein MTSNTDRAQRVVDTVDLISKKWHPVIIHRLLEDGPLRFNELKERIEGISAKVLTDSLEDLTGNELVRRTVVSESPLRVEYELTDTGRELQGALEALAQWGDQYLDPDPDPVVLIVDDDPRLVNMHASWLEADHTVERAYDGEEAFRRLDDSVDVVLLDRRMPGVSGEDVLARVREWNLDCGVVMLSAVEPDFDIVDMGFDAYVAKPASREDVRETVTDVLAREVHDEPLRRYLALAAKESILRSEKSATELEASEDYDRLESRLRELESRLDDPTDAADDERLQAIVGNDA
- a CDS encoding ATP-binding protein — protein: MTAPPSFESVLLIEDNLGDARLIEEMLREDREDPPVEFRHARSLEAGLDALSSEEPDVLLLDLRLPDSTGLETLETVLDRTATVPVIVLTGMPEARLGMEAVSHGAQDYLVKDDVTPEVLTRAIRYAIERKKTERELRTRTRELAILNQLTRHDIRNDISLVVGRAREVTEYVEPRGQDAVDEIIQSSNHILQLTRTVGDIVETVTDDEEVELHPVVLSQVLATEVEKAQGLYRDVELSIEGEVAGLRVRANDLLSSVVGNLISNAIFYNDKDVPVVTISAEATDETVLVRVADNGPGIPDRRKERIFAEGEQGAASSGMGIGLSLVDRLVTQYDGTIWVEDNDPEGSVFCVELDRV